A single genomic interval of Corvus cornix cornix isolate S_Up_H32 chromosome 1, ASM73873v5, whole genome shotgun sequence harbors:
- the TCEANC gene encoding transcription elongation factor A N-terminal and central domain-containing protein isoform X1 gives MAAEQEAGGRRHVGPRCGGLKMSDLENIVRRTHSIEKLLSENNLQDIEDHLKELEDVDMTVEYLQGTDVTKAVYRVLKSCPSEGLKKKAKQLLSRWKTLYKNNSAQSMQLKKSVSVYVKEEMEHLGVVPREQLLSEGPCQQEALDGTSSNILVPSQTVKNAVCNNAEGSMNQHSSFEEQHTVHEDSKSVVSKASLQQHPMRALRCKCVDLLYKALIGSAKDEEETVKWLELAKDIEEHIFVLHAKNDKKYKNCIRSKISNLKNPKSCHLKHNLFSGTLSPKAFAEMTVMEMASDELKQLRALYTKSSVQEHQLPQVINGTQTNKIKCRRCEKFDCTVTMIARGTLFLPAWVRNTNPDEQMLTYVICNECGEQWYHSRWICL, from the exons ATGGCGGCGGAGCAGGAAGCGGGCGGGAGGCGCCATGTCGGGCCCCGCTGCGGAG gtttaAAAATGTCTGACCTGGAAAATATTGTACGCAGAACCCACAGTATTGAAAAACTACTGTCTGAGAACAATTTGCAAGATATTGAGGATCATCTTAAAGAACTTGAAGATGTTGACATGACTGTAGAATATCTTCAGGGGACAGATGTTACCAAGGCTGTATACAGAGTACTCAAGAGCTGCCCTTCAGAAGGgttgaaaaagaaagcaaagcagttaTTATCAAGATGGAAAACACTTTACAAGAATAACTCTGCTCAGTCAATGCAACTTAAAAAGTCCGTTTCTGTGTATGTGAAAGAGGAAATGGAGCATCTTGGTGTAGTTCCTAGAGAGCAGTTGCTGTCTGAAGGACCATGTCAGCAGGAGGCATTAGATGGTACTAGTTCCAACATTTTGGTCCCATCACAAACTGTTAAAAATGCGGTATGTAACAATGCAGAAGGCAGTATGAATCAGCATTCTTCTTTTGAGGAGCAACACACTGTTCATGAAGATTCTAAATCTGTTGTTAGCAAAGCAAGTCTGCAGCAGCATCCAATGAGAGCTCTGAGGTGTAAATGTGTGGATCTTCTTTATAAAGCTTTGATTGGTTCTGccaaagatgaagaagaaactGTTAAATGGCTAGAGTTAGCTAAAGACATTGAAGaacatatttttgttcttcatgctaaaaatgataaaaagtacaaaaattgCATTAGAAGTAAAATCTCTAACCTTAAGAACCCTAAAAGTTGCCACTTAAAACATAACCTTTTTTCAGGGACTTTGAGCCCAAAGGCTTTTGCTGAGATGACAGTGATGGAAATGGCCAGCGATGAACTGAAACAGCTCAGGGCTCTGTACACAAAATCATCTGTTCAGGAACATCAGCTTCCGCAGGTTATTAATGGCacacagacaaataaaataaaatgcagacgCTGTGAAAAATTTGATTGCACTGTAACTATGATTGCCAGAGGAACTCTCTTTCTTCCAGCTTGGGTGAGAAACACAAACCCAGACGAACAAATGTTGACTTACGTTATTTGTAATGAATGTGGAGAACAGTGGTATCACAGCAGATGGATTTGTTTGTAA
- the TCEANC gene encoding transcription elongation factor A N-terminal and central domain-containing protein isoform X2 — MSDLENIVRRTHSIEKLLSENNLQDIEDHLKELEDVDMTVEYLQGTDVTKAVYRVLKSCPSEGLKKKAKQLLSRWKTLYKNNSAQSMQLKKSVSVYVKEEMEHLGVVPREQLLSEGPCQQEALDGTSSNILVPSQTVKNAVCNNAEGSMNQHSSFEEQHTVHEDSKSVVSKASLQQHPMRALRCKCVDLLYKALIGSAKDEEETVKWLELAKDIEEHIFVLHAKNDKKYKNCIRSKISNLKNPKSCHLKHNLFSGTLSPKAFAEMTVMEMASDELKQLRALYTKSSVQEHQLPQVINGTQTNKIKCRRCEKFDCTVTMIARGTLFLPAWVRNTNPDEQMLTYVICNECGEQWYHSRWICL, encoded by the coding sequence ATGTCTGACCTGGAAAATATTGTACGCAGAACCCACAGTATTGAAAAACTACTGTCTGAGAACAATTTGCAAGATATTGAGGATCATCTTAAAGAACTTGAAGATGTTGACATGACTGTAGAATATCTTCAGGGGACAGATGTTACCAAGGCTGTATACAGAGTACTCAAGAGCTGCCCTTCAGAAGGgttgaaaaagaaagcaaagcagttaTTATCAAGATGGAAAACACTTTACAAGAATAACTCTGCTCAGTCAATGCAACTTAAAAAGTCCGTTTCTGTGTATGTGAAAGAGGAAATGGAGCATCTTGGTGTAGTTCCTAGAGAGCAGTTGCTGTCTGAAGGACCATGTCAGCAGGAGGCATTAGATGGTACTAGTTCCAACATTTTGGTCCCATCACAAACTGTTAAAAATGCGGTATGTAACAATGCAGAAGGCAGTATGAATCAGCATTCTTCTTTTGAGGAGCAACACACTGTTCATGAAGATTCTAAATCTGTTGTTAGCAAAGCAAGTCTGCAGCAGCATCCAATGAGAGCTCTGAGGTGTAAATGTGTGGATCTTCTTTATAAAGCTTTGATTGGTTCTGccaaagatgaagaagaaactGTTAAATGGCTAGAGTTAGCTAAAGACATTGAAGaacatatttttgttcttcatgctaaaaatgataaaaagtacaaaaattgCATTAGAAGTAAAATCTCTAACCTTAAGAACCCTAAAAGTTGCCACTTAAAACATAACCTTTTTTCAGGGACTTTGAGCCCAAAGGCTTTTGCTGAGATGACAGTGATGGAAATGGCCAGCGATGAACTGAAACAGCTCAGGGCTCTGTACACAAAATCATCTGTTCAGGAACATCAGCTTCCGCAGGTTATTAATGGCacacagacaaataaaataaaatgcagacgCTGTGAAAAATTTGATTGCACTGTAACTATGATTGCCAGAGGAACTCTCTTTCTTCCAGCTTGGGTGAGAAACACAAACCCAGACGAACAAATGTTGACTTACGTTATTTGTAATGAATGTGGAGAACAGTGGTATCACAGCAGATGGATTTGTTTGTAA